Genomic segment of Streptomyces sp. NBC_01210:
ACCGCGCTGGGCGAGACCGCACGCAAGTACTTCGGCATCGGCCTCGACTGGCAGACGGGCATCGCCACCGTCGACGGCAGTGTGCCCGAGTCGGCGGGTGCGGAGACCGCGGCCTCGTACATCGGACAGGGCAAGGTCACGATGAACGCGCTCAACATGGCATCCATCACCGCCACCGCGAAGAGCGGCGGCTTCCACCAGCCGGTGATCGTCCCGCAGTCCCTCGACCACCGTGAACTGGCCACCGCGGAGCCGTTGCCCGGCTCCATCGCGAGTGCCCTGCGCGAGATGATGAGCGCCACCGCGCAGTACGGCACGGGCCAGGCCGCGATGGCCGGGGTCCGCGGTGACAAGGGCGCCAAGACCGGCTCGGCGGAGGTCGATGGTCAGGGCAAGTCCAACAGCTGGTTCACCGGATACGCCGACGATCTGGCGGCGGCCGCGGTCGTGCAGTCCGGCGGGCACGGCGGCGACGCGGCAGGCCCGGTGGTCGCCTCGGTGCTGCAGGCCCGCTGATCCGCCGGCCCACCGGAAAAGCAGCTCGCATGGCCCGTACAGCTACCGCTAGCGTGCGGGCCATGAGCACTCACCACACCGACGCGCACCCCCGTTTCGCCGAGGCTCTGCGCGAGCTGGGGCTCGAGGTCCCGGTCCGCCGCTTCCCCGACGCGACCCGCACCGCCGCCGAGGCGGCCGCCGCGATCGGCTGTGACGTCAGCGAGATCGTCAAGTCGCTGATCTTCGAGGCGGATGGAGTGCCGGTCCTGGTGCTGATGGACGGCTCCTCGCGGGTGGACGTCGAGCGCGTACGGCAGGAGCTGGGCGCCGAGTCCGTCAAGCGGGCCGGCGCCGATCTCGTCCGGGAGACCACCGGCTACGCGATCGGCGGCGTACCGCCCTTCGGCCACGCCACCAGGACCCGGGTGCTGGCCGACCGCGCACTGCTCGACCACGCCGTGGTGTGGGCAGCGGCCGGGACCCCGCACGCGGTCTTCCCGCTCGATCCCAAGGCGCTGATCGCGCACGCGGGCGGCGCGCTCGTGGACGTGCGCGAGCGCACGGCGTGACGGTTCTCGTCGCCACGGCGGTCCTGATAGCCGCGGTCACGCATGCCTCGTGGAATGCCCTTGCCCACACCATCAGAGATCAGCTGGTCGCCTTCACACTGATTGCCGGCGGCGGCACGGTGATCGGGGCCGTGCTCGCCTGCTTCTCCCCGCTGCCCGAGGCCGCCGCCTGGCCGTATCTGATCGCCTCCGCGCTGCTCCACATCGGCTACCAGGCGCTGCTGATGCGGTCGTTCACTCTGGGCGACTTCGGCCAGATGTATCCGATCGCCCGGGGTACCGCGCCGCTGGTGGTGACCGTACTCGCGGCGCTGTTCGTCGGCGAGAGCCTCAACGGCTGGCAGCTGGCGGGCGTGGCGATCGCCTCGGCGGGCCTGGTGGGCGTCGCCCTGTGGGGCATCAGGGGCTCGGAGGCCCGTCCGCACTGGCCGGCGCTGCTGGCCGCGCTGGCGACCGGTCTGTCCATCGCCGCGTACACGGTGGTCGACGGTGTCGGCGTACGCGCCTCGGGCACGCCCCTCGGCTATATCGCCTGGCTGATGATCCTGGAGGGGGCGCTGATCCCGGCATACACGCTGTACGTCCACCGGGGCGGCCTGCTCGCCCAGCTGCGCCCGTACGCGGGCGGGCTCCTCGGCGCATTGCTTTCGGTATCGGCCTACGGACTGGTGCTGTGGGCGCAGACCAAGGCGCCGCTCGCTCCGATCGCGGCACTGCGCGAGTCGTCAATCATCCGTTGTTAATACAGTAATTGGCATGAGCCGATCCAAGAGCAACAGGATGAGCATCGTCCCCGGCGAGGGTGCGGCAATCTACTGCCGGATCTCGCACACGAAGGACGAGGACCAGACCGGCGTAGACCGCCAGGAACGCATCTGCCGGGAGATCGCCGAGCGATTGCAGCTCCGTGTCGACGCTGCGCACGTGTTCGTGGACAACAACCGCTCAGCATGGCAGCGCAATCGCACGCGACCAGGATGGAATGATCTTCTCTCGGCCATGGGCGAAGGCGAGATCCGGCATGTGATCGTCTACCACCCGGATCGGCTCATGCGGCAGCCGAAGGATCTCGAAGAACTTCTCTCCATCGCCGACGACAAACGTGTGTTGCTCCACGGCGAGGCGAACCGGCGCGATCTCTCCGACCCGGACGACCGTTTCATCCTGCGTATTGAGGTGGCACACGCGTGCCGCTCTTCGGATGACACCTCCCGACGACTCAAGGACGCACTGGCGGAGAAGGCCAGGGGAGGCAACCCGCACATCGGCAACCGCCCTTACGGCTACACCAAGAACGGACGGGCGATCGTGGAGGAGGAAGCGAAGATAGTTCGTGAGGTCTTCCGTCGTTACCTCGATGGGGAGAGTCCCACTGCAATCGCCCAAGATCTCCACGCACGCAAGATCCCGACTTCTAAGGGCAAACGCTGGGAGCCGGAAAACGTGCGCAACCTTCTCTCGTCGAACTACGTAGCAGGTGTCCGTATTCACCGAGGTGAAGAGGTGGGAGTCGGTACCTGGCCCGCCATCATCGATCGTGGACAGTGGGATGAGGTGCAGCAGCACCGGAAGCACCGGGCTGCGCGTATCGAGAAGGAGCGCAAGCGACCCAATCGCTACTACCTCCTGCGAGGAGTGGCCACGTGCACGTGCGGCATGCGCATGGCTGGCACGAACGGCAGGTACGCGTATTACCGATGCACTCGCGCGGCACTCAACGGCGAGCAGAAGTGCGGGCGTTCCGTCTCAGCGGGGCCGTTGGAGGCTTTCATCCGCGATGTGTCCATCAAGGTTCTAAAGGAGCTTGATGTGTCCGGCCGGGAGCCCGCCAGCACAGCGCGCTCCGATGCTGATGTACTCGCGGAGGAAAAAGATCAGCAGAGGCTGAAGGAGCTCAACCAGATGTGGCTGAGTGACGATGACTTCACGACGGCCGAGTACCAAGCGATGCGCGCCGATGTTGTAAAGCGGATCAAGGAGCGTCAGCGCAAGACCGTACAACGTCCGGTCGCCGTCCTCGAAGGCATCGTGGGACCTAACGCCGGTAAAAACTGGAAGGAGTTGGAGAAAGCGGAAGACTTCGGCCGGATGAACGCCATCTACCGCTTCCTGTTCGCCGCCGTCGTAGTGCATCCCGCGATCACAAAAGGCCGAGGGTTCGACACTGATCGAGTGGAGATCAGGCCGAACCCTCTGGACTAGCGATCGTGAGGAGCAGGGCCGAGGAGCCGCGCCAGACGGGCAGCGCTCTTCGGCCCTATCCGTTTCGGGAACTTCGCCGCCTCACGCTGCACCGCTCGTTCCCATTTCTCGGGATCACGACGTGTCATCACATCGCCCCCAGTTCCTCGCGGGCGATCTCTCGGTTTCGGGCGAGGTCTTCAGCGACCCCGGCGGCGACAAGTGCCGCTCCTGGCGTGTGGCCGGAGCCGATGTAGCGCCAGTGGGCGTCGGTGATGGTGTCGGAGTCGTCGGGGAGTTGGGTTCCGGCGGCGGTGCGTTCGTGGTCGGCGCGTTCGGCGCGCAGGGTGGCGTAGGTGGTGGAGTAGGCACGGGATTTGGTGAGGATGTGGCCGCGGTAGCCGAGGGTGTGGGCCCAGTCGCGGAGCCGCAGGTGCTCGAATTCGGGGAGGCCGCCGAGGCGCCAGCAGGCGCGCATGAGGGATCGCAGGTGCGGTGAGACGGGAGCGGTTTCGATGTCGTCAGGGCAGGTCAGTCGGTGGTCGTTGCCGGCGGCTGTGTCGGCCGCTCCCTTGGTGACGTACTTGGCGACGTATGCGGCGACGGCGTCATCTGCGAGCCCTTCACTGTCGCCGAAGGCGCGCAGCGGTCGGGCGTCGAGTTGGGCTCCCCACCGCAGGATGTGTTCGCCGATGGCCGAGCTGTAGGGGCTCTGGACCGTCACGGCCCGCGCGGCAGCGTGTACGGCAGCGGTCAGCGCGTCAGCGGTCGCCCAGGGCGGCGGAGGGTCGTGGGGACCGGTTGGGCCGTCCAGGCGCACGACGGCGTGGAGGTGGATGGCCGCGCGTCGTTGGTATTCGGCGACCTTGGCGAAGGAGAGCCGGGCATGGTGGGGGAATTGGGTCTGGACGATTCCGGCGGACGAGGCCAGCGCACGGCGGACGCCACGGGCGAAGCGCGCCCACAGCTCGCCGGTGTGGGCGTGCCACAGGACATGGCCCGGGTAGTCGTAGCAGTCGGGGCACAGCGGCTGTCCGACAAGAGGGTCTGTGTCGGTGTGACGGGCGGGGCAGCCTAGGGACCGGCCGTGTTCGCAGTGCCCGGCATCGCGGCGGGGGCGGCAGCGCTCCGTCCCAGTCGTGATGTGGTGGACGGGGCCGAAGCCTGGTGCGGTGAGGGTGACGAAGAGCCGGGGATGTTCGCGGACGTCGTCGGGGACGGTCTTGCCGCCGACGAGTCCGGCGCGAACCAGGTGGAAGGTGTCTCCCGCGTGGAGGCGGGAGCAGGGCGCGCAGACGGTGGCGCGCCGGTTGCGGCAGCGGACCAGGAGGCGTTCGCCCGGTTCTGCGGTCGTGTCGTAGTGGTGCAGGATCTCGGCGCTGTGAGCGTCTCGGATGGTGGTTGCGCCGGTGAGATGGATCGGGTGGGCGCAGCCGCCGGTGGCGGTGATCTGTTCGAGCCAGCGGGCGAACTGGGGGTGCTGTGCGAGGCGGATGGCGTCTTGGTCTGCTTCGGTGAGCTGACGCAGACGCGCCGCGCGGTCGAGCACGGCGCGTCTGTCAGCCGAGGTGATCTCGGCGGTGATGGTGGGGACCTTCCTTGTTGGGCCGCCGAGGCGGCACGGACGGTGGATGGGTGGGCTGTGTCCATGGCGATCACTCCCTGTGGGTTGTGTGGTGGTTGGTCGGGTCAGCGGATGGTTCCGGTGCCCCGGCAGCAGCGGCAGCGCCGCCGGTGTCCGGTGCGGGTCTTGCGGTAGCGCTCGCCCTTGCAGACGGGGCAGCGCACGCGGCGCATCGGCATAGAGCTCCCTGTCAGGTGTGGGTGAATCCGGAGAAGATCCAGGTCACGAGGCTGTCCACGGTGAAGATGACCGGGGCCTGGCCGAGGTAGAGCCCGAAGAGGCCGATCATGACCGCCTCCCACGCCTTCACATCGCGGGAGCGGACCAGGAGAATGGCGATGATCCCGAAGATCAGGGCGAAAGGGATGGCTGCTTCCTCGGTCATGCTGAATCACCTCCCGCCAGGGCGCTCAAGGCATGGGTCACGCCGGGGAGTTCGGGAGTGATGGCCGCGCACTTGATCGCCGTACTCGCCGCTTCCTCGGTCGATGTCAGGTGTGACCGGGCGCGTCCCCAGCCGCCATCGGGCCCGGTGCACACCGCGACACCCTTCTCCTCCGCAGTGATCGACTGAGCCACGATCACCGCGTCCTTGTTGAGATCGCCCAGCGTCATCTCAGCCGTCCCGGGATCATTCACGCGATGGCAGATCCTTCCCGCCAGCTGAGCCCGCAGCGCGGTGACCCCGGGGCCAAGCTCGGAGCCGACGCGCTGCCCTGCGACCACCAGGTGCATGCCGAGCGCCGCACCGAGCTGCGCCAGCCGCAGGAGCAACGTCGAGCACTGTTCCGCCTCTGCCTTGCTCTCGCGCGTCCCGTCGGAGAGGTACAGCTCCGCCAGTTCGTCGACGATCACCACGACCGGCACGGGACGCAGCTTGTCGGGGAGTTCCCAGACGGAGCGGACTCCCGCCGACCGGCACACCCGCATGCGCTCTTGCATGTCGATGACGAGCGCACCGAGGACCGCGACCGCCTCACGCCGCGAGGTGGTGAGCGCGCTCAACCGCCCGGCGAAGAGACCGAGTTCCATGCCGCCCTTGCAGTCAATGCCGACCAGGGCGACACGCTGGGGTGCAAGCTGAGTGATGAGCCGGGCGAGCAGAGTGGATTTCCCGGACCGTGTGGCACCCACGATCAGCCAGTGGGGCACCAACATCAGATCGATCACCCACGCACGTCCGCTCTCCACAACTCCGATGACGGCGGACAGCAGGGAGACGGGTGCCGAAGCCAGGCCAGGGCGTTCCAGCGGATCACTGCCCGTGGCGGTCAGGAGTACGAGCCCGCGTTCCGGCGAGGTGACGCGAACCGCGTGGACCCTCCACGCGTGGGCGAACGCATCAGCCGCCGCCATGTAGGTGGCCGGGGTCTGGCCCGCGTGCAGCCGCACGAGCACGGTCAGGCCGAAGCACGTCGCGCGCGGGAACGAGATGCGCGGAGGGATGGGCCGTAGCGGCTCGCCCTTGACGACCAGGTCGCCGAGGAGCCCACGCGACGGACGCCGGGACACGGCCAGGTCGTTGAGCACCGCGACTCTGCGCCAGGTGAACAACACCCGGCAGGCGGCCACCGGGTACCCCGCGAGATACCAGTGCCAGGCGGGGCGGTTTCGGCGCAGCAGATCGCCGACCACGAGTACCCAGGCGAGCGCCGCCAGCCCGAAGGCGAGCAGGATCGCACTCATCACGCACCACCAGCCTTCGCGGAGGTGCCGTGCACGGGTGTGATAGCAGCAGCACGGAAGCTGATTCCGTGCCGGTCGCCCATCGCCCAGGCGAATGCCTCCAGGCCGGTTACCCGTACCTCTGTCCCCTCGGTGATGCCCTTCGGCTGACCGGTCACCGAAATCTCGATCACCGAGACCCGGCGGCCCTCCTGACGGACCATGACGGCCACGGTGTAGATCGTGTTGCCCTCCCGGTCCTTCTTAACCTCCTTCGTCTCGAAGTTGCTGACCTTCGCTTCCGGCTCGACAGCGCACCGCAGTACGCCGAGCCGGGATGTGTCCACAGGTATGGACTGCATGGGTTGTTGGCCTCCTTGGCCGTTCACGACGCCAGGCGATCCTGTCGTCACTCGTCCTTACGAGTTATAACCATGCATGTCTTGACGTGAGAACGCAAGCACTTATGCTGACGAGTGACGTAACACGACGGGCGTCATCCGCCCGCATCCCGCCCCGTCCACACGCGGAAGGCCACAGACATGGCAGGCATCGAGCGCCCCGGACCGCTGTACCAGCAGGTCGCAGCCGCCATCAGGCAAGGCATCGCGGACGGCGAGTTCCCGCCCGGCAGCCCGCTCCCCTCGGAGGCGCAGCTCATCGAGCGCTACGAAGTCAGCCGCCCCACCGTCCGCAACGCCATTGCGGCACTGCGCTCGGAAGGGCTCATCGAAGTCCGGCACGGGAAAGGCAGCTTCGTGAGGGGGACGCTCACGCCGCCCCTGGTCATCGATCGGACCATTGCCCGAAGCGGCAAGACGTTCACACCGGGCGGCCCTGCTTGGGGCGAGATGCACGCGCCGACCGTCTACCGCACCAAGGCCACGGAGGCGACCGGCCCTCTCCTCAAGCTCGACGAGGGCGAAGCACTCTTCGGCGTTGACCGCGTGCTGATCGATCCGACGAGCGGAGCCCGCGCGCTGCACCGCCTGCTGATCCCGTTCGCCACGGCCGACGAGGCGCCGCTACTCGCCGAAAAGCCGGACGCCCCGCTTGGGGGCATCTACACGGCACTCACCGCAGCCGGGCACAAACTCACCTGGTCCGAGACCGTACAAGCGCGCATGCCGCAGGCCGACGAGCGCAGCGCCCTGGAGCTGCCCGACGCCACACCGGTCATCCACACCGTGCGCGTCACCCACGGCACCGACCACGAGCCCCTGATCCTCGAAGAGCTGCGCGCCAGCGGCATTCAGGCCCGAGTGTCCTACCGCATCACCGCCGACAGCCCCCGC
This window contains:
- a CDS encoding recombinase family protein, with translation MSRSKSNRMSIVPGEGAAIYCRISHTKDEDQTGVDRQERICREIAERLQLRVDAAHVFVDNNRSAWQRNRTRPGWNDLLSAMGEGEIRHVIVYHPDRLMRQPKDLEELLSIADDKRVLLHGEANRRDLSDPDDRFILRIEVAHACRSSDDTSRRLKDALAEKARGGNPHIGNRPYGYTKNGRAIVEEEAKIVREVFRRYLDGESPTAIAQDLHARKIPTSKGKRWEPENVRNLLSSNYVAGVRIHRGEEVGVGTWPAIIDRGQWDEVQQHRKHRAARIEKERKRPNRYYLLRGVATCTCGMRMAGTNGRYAYYRCTRAALNGEQKCGRSVSAGPLEAFIRDVSIKVLKELDVSGREPASTARSDADVLAEEKDQQRLKELNQMWLSDDDFTTAEYQAMRADVVKRIKERQRKTVQRPVAVLEGIVGPNAGKNWKELEKAEDFGRMNAIYRFLFAAVVVHPAITKGRGFDTDRVEIRPNPLD
- a CDS encoding GntR family transcriptional regulator, whose translation is MAGIERPGPLYQQVAAAIRQGIADGEFPPGSPLPSEAQLIERYEVSRPTVRNAIAALRSEGLIEVRHGKGSFVRGTLTPPLVIDRTIARSGKTFTPGGPAWGEMHAPTVYRTKATEATGPLLKLDEGEALFGVDRVLIDPTSGARALHRLLIPFATADEAPLLAEKPDAPLGGIYTALTAAGHKLTWSETVQARMPQADERSALELPDATPVIHTVRVTHGTDHEPLILEELRASGIQARVSYRITADSPRALSAVRS
- a CDS encoding replication initiator — its product is MLDRAARLRQLTEADQDAIRLAQHPQFARWLEQITATGGCAHPIHLTGATTIRDAHSAEILHHYDTTAEPGERLLVRCRNRRATVCAPCSRLHAGDTFHLVRAGLVGGKTVPDDVREHPRLFVTLTAPGFGPVHHITTGTERCRPRRDAGHCEHGRSLGCPARHTDTDPLVGQPLCPDCYDYPGHVLWHAHTGELWARFARGVRRALASSAGIVQTQFPHHARLSFAKVAEYQRRAAIHLHAVVRLDGPTGPHDPPPPWATADALTAAVHAAARAVTVQSPYSSAIGEHILRWGAQLDARPLRAFGDSEGLADDAVAAYVAKYVTKGAADTAAGNDHRLTCPDDIETAPVSPHLRSLMRACWRLGGLPEFEHLRLRDWAHTLGYRGHILTKSRAYSTTYATLRAERADHERTAAGTQLPDDSDTITDAHWRYIGSGHTPGAALVAAGVAEDLARNREIAREELGAM
- a CDS encoding FtsK/SpoIIIE domain-containing protein, whose translation is MSAILLAFGLAALAWVLVVGDLLRRNRPAWHWYLAGYPVAACRVLFTWRRVAVLNDLAVSRRPSRGLLGDLVVKGEPLRPIPPRISFPRATCFGLTVLVRLHAGQTPATYMAAADAFAHAWRVHAVRVTSPERGLVLLTATGSDPLERPGLASAPVSLLSAVIGVVESGRAWVIDLMLVPHWLIVGATRSGKSTLLARLITQLAPQRVALVGIDCKGGMELGLFAGRLSALTTSRREAVAVLGALVIDMQERMRVCRSAGVRSVWELPDKLRPVPVVVIVDELAELYLSDGTRESKAEAEQCSTLLLRLAQLGAALGMHLVVAGQRVGSELGPGVTALRAQLAGRICHRVNDPGTAEMTLGDLNKDAVIVAQSITAEEKGVAVCTGPDGGWGRARSHLTSTEEAASTAIKCAAITPELPGVTHALSALAGGDSA
- a CDS encoding SCO3933 family regulatory protein, translated to MQSIPVDTSRLGVLRCAVEPEAKVSNFETKEVKKDREGNTIYTVAVMVRQEGRRVSVIEISVTGQPKGITEGTEVRVTGLEAFAWAMGDRHGISFRAAAITPVHGTSAKAGGA
- a CDS encoding YbaK/EbsC family protein — encoded protein: MSTHHTDAHPRFAEALRELGLEVPVRRFPDATRTAAEAAAAIGCDVSEIVKSLIFEADGVPVLVLMDGSSRVDVERVRQELGAESVKRAGADLVRETTGYAIGGVPPFGHATRTRVLADRALLDHAVVWAAAGTPHAVFPLDPKALIAHAGGALVDVRERTA